One region of Microcoleus sp. FACHB-68 genomic DNA includes:
- a CDS encoding PAS domain S-box protein — protein MKYQVLNQIFHKPSSINQMEYMVVDEHFNIIEISDGARHFSDRPYEAILGNDVRAGFPELIGIEDYLIALLQGQQELFELKGIDRSVEASSPLYIDVYVIRDEDEKLLKNRLLVLMENSTERMVLKQTLVQRENESYLLLSQLSAAKSYLEKILLATSDALFVVNKNAIIKTVNKATLDLFGYQEKDLIDQPLAMIMAEGQSENKITSVRDFLQPATALSRGEFLQNVEVICQTKTGEEIFIAFSGSAIQTGLDNLEDFVYIGRDITERKRTEAAIAKMNAALAQRVSERTLELRQTIQQLETQIAERQKIETALRESKLRFSSLMNSLQDVVWSISATTFELLYLNPATETLYNRPVGEFYNNRRLWLEVIHPEDRERVSNYVSTIVKTGSAEIEYRIIRRDSEVRWVYDRGQLIKDAKGNGIRIEGIITDITERKQAEAILQQTNEELERRVDERTAELKATNEQLLSEVWARQQTEEALRQAHDELEIRVQERTAELATTNAALQAEISERQRAEEVLQNIVAGTASVTGEEFFPALVRHLAAALDVRYALVSEAKGDPIEKLQSLAFWAGDQLGNNFEYNLAGTPCEVVIKQEQLCHFPDYLQERFPQAPALVPMGAAGYLGVPLLDRSQKVIGNLCIIHDRPLKEDPQATLLITVFAARAAAELERQQAQEALRKSHDQLEIRVQERTAELIETNEFLQYEITERKQAEAELQRYADELQDLYNYAPCGYHSLDLDGIFIRINDTELNWFGYTRDELIGKMKFADILTAESVQTLKENLPCYHAQGWLSDLEFDIIRKDGTILPILLSSTAVRDSAGNYLMCRSSVFDITARKQAEQALRESEIRLRSQQAGLMALAKCQPLYTGDLEAALQEITQIAAQTLELERVSVWFYNDDHSKINCADLYELTQNQHSSGLELAATDFPNYFQAIKADRTIAADDAHTDPRTQEFSECYLKPLGIASMLDVPIRMGGRTVGVLCHEHIGTARRWALEEQNFANYLAYMASLAMEAGERKRAEEERQKFVALVENSSDFIGMATLESEVFYLNEAGRQLVGLDSDQQTLVPKISDYVSQDTWVQYQQTLFPTIEKNGHWEGEGKLRHFKTGQLIDTQMTVFIVKHLETGEPMCFATVQRDITDRKLAEAALLESENKYRSVVNSLHEVIFKKDANGLWTFLNPAWTEITGFTVEESLGKNFLEFIYPDDRQVNLGHFESLINHKKEVIRHEIRYLTKKGGYRWIEVQKRLNLASDGTVLGVSGTLNDITDRKLIEQALEQERQQLRQIITNAPVAMAMFDTEMRYLAHSNQWVTDYQLQEQALIGRSAYEVLPYLSLPRKHIHQRALQGEVISKPEEMFEQLDGSKMYLRWAVQPWYSSEGKVGGVVIVTQVINELVEAREAALEASRMKSQFLANMSHEIRTPMNGVLGMTDLLLSTPLNAEQQDFVRTLRVSGQNLLTLINDILDFSKLEAGEMRLETLDFDLNTCVEEVTDLLAAQANAKGLELFTLVESDVPAALSGDASRLRQVLINLAGNAIKFTSQGEVVIHVQTCGKEPGNEETLTSSPEAVKLRFTVRDTGIGIAPADLDKLFQSFSQVDASTTRKYGGTGLGLVICKQLVELMGGEIGVESVEGRGSTFWFTTTLEKQAVGGISQPRQHPEIKIQNCRMLIVDNNSTNRQILRSYANSFGIEVSEAETGITALTSLRQAVASGQPYDVALISLDILGINGEVFGQLIRFDPALVQTKWISIASMHQREQAIRLLDLGFSCYLIKPVKASKLLNCLRQVMNTKVYPSTDGAIAAGRHQPARVPPLALKQPTQDNPQPAITSTGASVKPPAPTNHAHDLEPPETPAQPPATLKILLVEDTPINQKVALSQLKVLGYQADCVSDGQQALDRLAQTDYDIVLMDCQMPVLDGYKTTQALRLREGESRHTIVIALTANALKGDREKCLAAGMDDYISKPIDLKSLAAILNRYKPIKEQHEEEITSVLSSDNPVSAPPLEVPVDLERLHELSRGDASFELELLETFMEDAPTYVEEIKQAAETRDIATLCRRAHQLKGASGMVAIRKMPALAAQLESQAQENHLEGLAELVAQLEAILQQVKALIANWPAC, from the coding sequence ATGAAATACCAAGTTTTAAATCAGATTTTCCATAAACCCTCGTCCATCAACCAGATGGAATACATGGTAGTAGATGAACACTTCAACATCATAGAAATATCTGATGGAGCCAGACACTTTTCTGATCGTCCCTATGAAGCCATCCTCGGAAACGATGTTCGCGCCGGCTTTCCCGAACTCATTGGCATCGAAGATTATCTAATTGCCCTCCTTCAAGGGCAACAGGAGCTTTTTGAACTCAAAGGCATTGATCGCTCTGTTGAAGCGAGTTCTCCCTTATATATAGATGTTTACGTCATTAGAGATGAAGACGAAAAACTTTTAAAAAATCGATTGCTCGTCCTCATGGAAAACTCGACTGAAAGGATGGTTTTAAAACAAACCTTAGTTCAGCGAGAAAACGAATCTTATCTTTTATTAAGCCAACTATCAGCCGCCAAATCTTATCTTGAAAAAATTTTATTAGCCACGTCTGATGCTTTATTTGTTGTAAATAAAAACGCAATTATAAAAACAGTTAATAAAGCGACTTTAGATTTGTTTGGCTATCAAGAAAAAGACTTAATAGATCAGCCGCTTGCGATGATTATGGCTGAAGGGCAAAGCGAGAATAAAATAACATCAGTCAGAGATTTTTTACAGCCGGCAACAGCCCTATCTAGAGGGGAATTTTTGCAAAATGTCGAAGTCATTTGCCAAACCAAAACCGGAGAAGAAATTTTCATCGCCTTTTCTGGCTCAGCCATCCAAACCGGCTTAGATAACCTAGAAGATTTTGTCTATATCGGTCGAGATATCACCGAGCGCAAGCGCACCGAAGCCGCCATAGCCAAAATGAACGCAGCACTCGCCCAGCGAGTTAGCGAACGAACCCTCGAATTAAGGCAAACCATCCAGCAACTAGAAACCCAAATTGCCGAGCGCCAGAAGATAGAAACAGCCTTGCGAGAGAGTAAATTGCGCTTCAGCAGCCTAATGAACTCGCTTCAAGATGTGGTGTGGTCAATTTCAGCAACAACCTTTGAACTGCTTTACCTAAACCCAGCTACAGAGACACTTTACAACCGGCCTGTTGGGGAATTTTATAACAATCGCCGACTCTGGCTTGAAGTGATTCACCCAGAAGACCGTGAGCGAGTTTCTAACTATGTTTCCACAATTGTAAAAACCGGCAGCGCCGAAATAGAATACCGCATCATTCGTCGCGACTCAGAAGTGCGTTGGGTTTACGATCGAGGTCAGTTAATTAAAGATGCCAAAGGCAACGGCATCCGAATTGAAGGCATCATCACCGACATTACCGAACGCAAGCAAGCCGAAGCCATCCTGCAACAAACCAATGAAGAATTAGAACGCCGAGTCGATGAACGCACCGCCGAATTAAAAGCAACCAACGAACAATTACTTAGCGAAGTTTGGGCACGGCAGCAAACAGAAGAAGCACTGCGCCAAGCTCACGATGAATTAGAAATTCGAGTGCAAGAACGCACCGCAGAACTCGCGACAACCAACGCAGCATTACAAGCAGAAATTAGCGAACGCCAGCGAGCCGAAGAAGTCCTACAAAACATCGTTGCCGGCACAGCCTCCGTCACCGGAGAAGAATTTTTTCCCGCACTGGTGCGCCATCTGGCAGCCGCACTCGACGTTCGCTATGCCCTCGTCTCAGAAGCCAAAGGAGACCCGATTGAAAAATTGCAATCCCTCGCCTTTTGGGCCGGCGATCAACTGGGAAACAACTTCGAGTACAACCTAGCCGGCACTCCCTGTGAAGTCGTGATCAAACAGGAACAGCTCTGTCACTTTCCCGATTATTTGCAGGAACGTTTCCCACAAGCGCCGGCACTCGTTCCAATGGGTGCAGCCGGTTACTTGGGAGTTCCCCTATTAGACAGATCGCAAAAAGTGATTGGCAACCTGTGCATTATCCATGACCGGCCACTCAAGGAAGATCCGCAGGCCACATTGCTGATCACGGTTTTTGCCGCCCGCGCCGCAGCAGAACTCGAACGCCAGCAAGCCCAAGAAGCACTACGGAAATCCCACGATCAATTAGAAATTCGAGTCCAAGAACGTACCGCCGAGTTAATCGAAACCAATGAATTTCTTCAGTATGAAATTACTGAGCGCAAACAAGCAGAGGCGGAACTGCAAAGATACGCAGATGAACTTCAGGATTTGTATAACTACGCCCCCTGCGGTTATCACTCTCTCGACCTAGATGGGATATTCATCCGAATCAACGATACCGAACTTAATTGGTTTGGCTATACGCGAGATGAACTGATCGGAAAAATGAAATTTGCTGATATCCTGACAGCAGAGAGTGTGCAAACTTTAAAGGAAAATCTTCCCTGCTACCACGCGCAAGGCTGGCTCAGCGATCTTGAGTTCGACATCATTCGTAAAGATGGCACAATACTGCCCATCCTCTTGAGTTCAACAGCAGTTAGAGATAGCGCCGGCAACTATTTAATGTGCCGGTCCTCCGTTTTTGATATCACCGCTCGCAAGCAGGCAGAACAAGCACTGCGAGAAAGCGAAATTCGGCTCAGAAGCCAGCAAGCAGGACTGATGGCGCTCGCCAAGTGCCAACCCCTGTACACCGGCGATCTGGAAGCAGCCTTGCAAGAGATTACCCAAATCGCAGCTCAGACGCTTGAGTTAGAGCGGGTCAGTGTCTGGTTCTACAACGATGACCACTCCAAAATTAACTGCGCTGATCTGTATGAACTGACCCAAAATCAGCATTCCAGTGGCCTAGAACTCGCTGCCACAGACTTTCCCAATTATTTCCAAGCGATTAAAGCAGACCGCACAATTGCTGCGGATGACGCTCACACCGATCCCCGGACTCAGGAGTTTTCAGAGTGCTATCTCAAACCCTTGGGAATTGCATCCATGTTAGATGTACCCATTCGCATGGGTGGGCGAACAGTCGGAGTGCTTTGTCACGAACACATCGGAACCGCCCGCCGTTGGGCGCTAGAAGAGCAAAACTTCGCGAATTACTTGGCCTACATGGCATCTCTGGCGATGGAAGCCGGTGAGCGCAAACGAGCAGAAGAGGAACGGCAAAAATTTGTTGCCCTTGTCGAAAATAGCAGCGACTTCATTGGCATGGCCACATTAGAAAGCGAAGTCTTTTATCTCAATGAAGCGGGGCGTCAGCTGGTAGGACTCGACAGTGACCAACAAACCTTGGTTCCTAAAATATCCGACTATGTTTCTCAAGACACTTGGGTGCAATATCAACAGACGTTGTTCCCCACCATTGAAAAAAATGGTCACTGGGAGGGAGAAGGCAAACTGCGCCACTTTAAAACCGGCCAGCTCATCGACACCCAAATGACCGTGTTTATTGTCAAGCACTTAGAAACCGGCGAACCCATGTGTTTTGCCACCGTTCAGCGCGATATTACTGACCGCAAGCTAGCAGAAGCTGCACTTTTAGAAAGCGAGAACAAATATCGTTCTGTTGTTAACAGCTTACATGAAGTCATTTTCAAAAAAGACGCAAATGGCTTGTGGACATTTCTCAACCCAGCCTGGACAGAAATCACCGGCTTCACTGTTGAAGAAAGCCTAGGCAAAAACTTTCTAGAATTCATTTATCCCGATGACCGCCAAGTAAATTTAGGGCATTTTGAAAGCCTAATTAACCATAAAAAAGAAGTCATCCGGCACGAAATTCGTTACTTAACAAAAAAGGGTGGCTACCGCTGGATTGAGGTTCAAAAACGCTTGAATTTGGCATCAGACGGCACAGTGCTCGGCGTTTCAGGCACCCTCAACGACATTACCGACCGCAAGCTAATAGAACAAGCCCTAGAGCAAGAGCGTCAGCAGCTGCGGCAAATTATTACCAATGCGCCGGTGGCAATGGCAATGTTTGATACCGAGATGCGCTATCTCGCTCACAGCAATCAGTGGGTGACAGATTACCAGCTACAGGAGCAAGCTTTGATCGGGCGTTCCGCCTATGAAGTTTTGCCCTATCTATCATTGCCTCGAAAACATATCCACCAGCGGGCGCTGCAAGGGGAGGTCATTTCCAAACCAGAGGAAATGTTTGAGCAGTTAGACGGCTCTAAAATGTATCTGCGCTGGGCTGTTCAACCTTGGTATAGCTCAGAGGGAAAAGTTGGGGGAGTTGTCATCGTCACTCAAGTGATTAATGAATTGGTCGAAGCGCGAGAAGCCGCCCTGGAAGCCTCGCGGATGAAATCGCAATTCCTGGCCAACATGAGTCACGAAATCCGCACACCGATGAATGGTGTGCTGGGGATGACCGATTTGCTTTTGTCAACGCCACTCAATGCGGAACAGCAAGACTTTGTGCGAACCCTGCGCGTCAGCGGCCAAAATTTGCTGACCCTGATTAATGATATTCTCGACTTCTCCAAGCTCGAAGCCGGTGAAATGCGGCTGGAAACCCTGGACTTTGACTTGAATACCTGTGTGGAAGAAGTCACAGATTTACTAGCAGCACAGGCTAACGCCAAAGGATTGGAACTGTTTACTTTAGTGGAAAGTGATGTGCCGGCAGCCTTATCAGGAGATGCCAGCCGGCTGCGTCAGGTGTTGATCAATTTGGCCGGCAACGCGATTAAATTCACCTCACAAGGAGAAGTGGTGATTCATGTCCAGACGTGCGGCAAAGAACCGGGAAATGAAGAAACCTTGACTTCCTCTCCAGAAGCCGTAAAACTGCGATTTACCGTCAGGGACACCGGCATCGGTATCGCACCGGCAGACTTAGACAAACTCTTCCAATCGTTTTCCCAAGTGGACGCCTCCACCACGCGCAAATATGGCGGCACCGGCTTAGGGTTGGTTATCTGCAAGCAGCTGGTAGAGCTGATGGGAGGTGAGATTGGCGTTGAAAGTGTAGAGGGGCGAGGTTCAACTTTCTGGTTCACCACCACCTTAGAAAAACAAGCCGTCGGCGGAATTTCACAGCCACGGCAGCATCCAGAAATTAAAATCCAAAATTGCCGGATGTTAATCGTGGATAATAACTCCACCAATCGCCAAATATTGCGCTCTTATGCCAACTCTTTTGGCATTGAGGTGAGTGAAGCCGAAACCGGCATCACTGCTCTGACGAGCCTACGCCAAGCTGTAGCCAGTGGTCAACCCTATGATGTGGCTTTGATTAGCTTGGATATCCTGGGGATCAATGGGGAAGTGTTCGGACAACTGATCCGCTTCGATCCTGCCCTCGTTCAAACCAAGTGGATTTCGATCGCTTCAATGCACCAGCGAGAGCAAGCCATTCGCCTGCTGGATCTGGGGTTCTCTTGCTATTTAATCAAGCCGGTGAAAGCGTCCAAGCTGTTAAATTGCTTGAGGCAAGTGATGAATACTAAAGTCTATCCCTCAACAGATGGGGCGATTGCTGCCGGCAGGCACCAGCCGGCACGTGTTCCGCCATTGGCGCTTAAACAACCAACACAGGACAATCCACAGCCGGCAATCACGTCCACCGGCGCTTCTGTCAAGCCGCCAGCACCCACCAATCATGCCCACGATCTAGAGCCACCAGAAACGCCAGCACAACCCCCGGCAACCCTGAAAATTCTGCTGGTGGAAGATACCCCGATTAACCAAAAGGTTGCCCTGAGTCAACTCAAGGTACTGGGTTATCAGGCTGATTGTGTCAGCGATGGGCAGCAAGCCCTTGATCGGCTGGCCCAAACAGATTACGACATTGTGTTAATGGATTGTCAGATGCCGGTTCTTGATGGCTATAAAACGACACAAGCGCTTCGCCTCCGGGAAGGTGAATCTCGCCACACGATTGTGATTGCCCTGACAGCTAATGCCTTAAAAGGAGATCGAGAAAAGTGTTTGGCAGCCGGCATGGATGACTACATCAGCAAACCCATCGATCTCAAATCCTTGGCGGCTATTCTCAATCGCTATAAACCCATAAAAGAACAGCATGAGGAGGAAATAACGTCGGTTCTCTCTTCTGACAACCCTGTGTCTGCACCTCCTCTTGAAGTGCCGGTGGATCTAGAGCGACTGCACGAACTTAGCAGGGGAGATGCGTCATTTGAGTTGGAATTGCTAGAAACCTTTATGGAAGATGCTCCCACTTATGTGGAAGAAATTAAGCAAGCTGCTGAAACTCGTGATATCGCCACCCTTTGCCGGCGTGCTCACCAGCTCAAAGGTGCAAGCGGGATGGTTGCGATCCGCAAGATGCCGGCTCTAGCAGCTCAACTAGAGAGTCAGGCTCAAGAAAATCACCTGGAAGGATTGGCGGAGTTAGTTGCTCAGTTAGAAGCGATTCTACAGCAGGTAAAAGCTTTGATCGCTAACTGGCCAGCTTGTTAA
- a CDS encoding PAS domain-containing sensor histidine kinase translates to MNQDLIILETSASVKRFADRPNEVIVGNDVRAGFPELIGVEHILAEVLQGKQAGLEFKGIARSSERESPLYIDLFVSEFQNDETLENQLVVFFEDVTEMMVLKQTLVQRANEASLLLSALVSSKDYIDKILKSMADALLVTTSSGQIKTINQSTQQLFQYSEEELIGKPISLIIPEKKLLSPVIEHSELRSQSELLQNVEVDCYTKAGEKISVAFSCSVIQTDIQGVRDFVYIGRDITERKRAEAETLHALEKEKELNEIKSNFVSMASHEFRTPLTIILTSVELLEDYYYSPKKCEKKTQQYFQMIQKAVKQMTNLLDDVLIIGKSEAGKLEFDPNFIDLGKFCGDLVEEMQLSTGNKHSLTFVNECESINACMDEKLLRHILTNLLSNALKFSPPGKPVVLHVRCQDQEVIFEIQDQGIGIPLEDQKRLFELFHRAKNARNISGTGLGLAIVHKSVELHGGRIMVASEVGAGTTFRVMIPWNNCHFLD, encoded by the coding sequence ATGAATCAAGATTTGATTATTTTAGAAACTTCGGCCAGCGTGAAACGATTTGCTGATCGCCCCAATGAAGTGATTGTTGGCAATGATGTCCGCGCCGGCTTTCCCGAACTGATCGGAGTTGAACATATTTTAGCAGAAGTCTTACAAGGCAAACAGGCCGGCTTAGAATTCAAGGGCATTGCTCGGTCTTCAGAGCGGGAATCTCCTTTATATATCGATCTTTTTGTGAGCGAGTTTCAAAATGATGAAACGCTAGAAAATCAATTAGTTGTGTTCTTTGAAGATGTTACAGAAATGATGGTTCTGAAACAAACATTAGTTCAAAGAGCAAATGAAGCTAGTTTGTTACTCAGTGCGCTGGTGAGTTCAAAAGATTATATAGATAAAATCCTTAAATCAATGGCCGATGCTTTATTAGTGACAACTTCTTCCGGCCAAATCAAAACGATCAATCAATCAACCCAACAGTTATTTCAATACAGCGAAGAAGAATTAATTGGCAAGCCAATTTCGTTGATTATACCTGAGAAAAAACTTCTCTCTCCAGTCATCGAACACTCAGAGTTACGCTCTCAATCTGAATTGTTGCAAAATGTAGAAGTCGATTGTTATACGAAAGCCGGCGAAAAAATTTCCGTTGCTTTTTCCTGTTCAGTCATTCAGACAGATATACAAGGCGTGCGAGATTTTGTTTATATCGGTCGGGATATCACCGAACGTAAGCGTGCTGAAGCGGAAACTCTTCACGCTCTAGAAAAAGAAAAAGAACTCAATGAAATAAAATCTAATTTTGTCTCAATGGCATCCCATGAGTTTCGGACTCCCCTCACGATTATCCTAACTTCTGTAGAATTACTAGAAGATTACTATTACAGTCCTAAAAAATGTGAAAAGAAGACTCAGCAATATTTTCAGATGATTCAAAAAGCCGTCAAACAAATGACAAATTTGTTAGATGATGTGCTGATTATTGGTAAATCGGAAGCCGGCAAACTAGAATTCGATCCCAACTTCATTGACTTAGGAAAATTTTGTGGCGATCTGGTGGAAGAGATGCAGCTCAGTACCGGCAACAAGCACTCCCTTACCTTCGTGAATGAGTGCGAAAGTATTAATGCTTGCATGGATGAAAAACTCCTGCGCCATATTCTCACTAACTTGCTTTCTAACGCACTCAAGTTTTCACCGCCGGGAAAGCCAGTTGTTTTGCACGTCAGATGTCAAGATCAAGAGGTAATTTTTGAGATTCAAGATCAAGGAATCGGTATTCCTTTAGAAGATCAAAAACGATTGTTTGAATTATTTCATCGGGCCAAAAATGCTCGCAATATTTCCGGCACCGGCTTGGGATTGGCAATTGTCCACAAGTCTGTAGAATTACACGGGGGCAGAATTATGGTAGCGAGTGAAGTTGGAGCCGGCACGACGTTTAGAGTCATGATTCCCTGGAATAACTGTCATTTTTTAGACTAA
- a CDS encoding EAL domain-containing response regulator: MKKILVIEDERSIRKNLLALLTAEEFQVIGAENGSIGVQLAGAECPDLILCDIMMPELDGYGVLAALQQNPATAMIPVICLTARGDRAAQRRTMELGANDFLTKPFTRSELLGAIKTQLSKQEMLKQQQNTALQQAISQLNDLVYYDSLTNLPNRLLLRERFHHTLNLQLYPNQIIAVAVLSLDQLDRFSHSLGTDYTDLLLQEISERVVPYVSEIGTVARLNSQQLALILPPVEDQQKATQMVQTIIDELSQPFTLLGYKIFITSSIGMALYPNDGEDLDSLLKNAKAAMHEAQEQSGNCYQLYTAAMQEKSYDRLMLELDVHHALERSEFQMHYQPQVDLQSGKIVAAEALIRWHHPKRGSIPPAEFIPLAEATGLIVPIDEWVLQTVCRQAKDWQDAGFSLSVAANLSGVQFNQPGLSDRVAQILEASGLDPRFLELELTESAVVQNPKKAIATLKELKALGIHLSLDDFGTGYSSLSYLQQFPFDTLKIDRFFVRELSHEDKNSAIIVGIIKLAHSLNLKVVAEGVETKAQQELLRHYRCDFMQGYGFSPPVPATALEKMLEEQARNLQSTDIG, from the coding sequence ATGAAAAAAATTTTAGTTATAGAAGATGAGCGTTCCATACGCAAGAATCTGCTGGCACTCTTGACGGCTGAAGAGTTCCAGGTCATAGGAGCTGAAAATGGCAGTATCGGTGTGCAGTTGGCCGGCGCAGAATGCCCCGATTTAATTTTGTGCGACATTATGATGCCAGAACTCGACGGCTATGGCGTGCTGGCTGCATTGCAACAAAATCCTGCCACTGCCATGATTCCGGTTATTTGCCTGACGGCTAGAGGAGATCGCGCTGCACAGCGCCGGACAATGGAACTAGGAGCCAATGATTTTCTGACAAAGCCCTTCACCAGAAGCGAACTTCTCGGTGCCATTAAAACGCAGTTGAGCAAGCAAGAAATGCTCAAGCAGCAGCAGAATACCGCCCTTCAGCAAGCGATCTCCCAGCTCAATGACTTAGTTTATTACGATAGCCTGACAAATCTTCCTAATCGACTTTTATTACGTGAGCGATTTCATCACACTCTTAATCTTCAACTTTACCCCAATCAAATCATTGCGGTTGCAGTGCTCAGTCTGGATCAGCTCGACCGTTTTAGCCACAGTTTGGGAACCGACTATACAGACTTATTACTACAAGAAATTAGCGAACGGGTTGTTCCTTATGTGAGCGAAATTGGTACAGTGGCACGATTAAACAGCCAGCAACTCGCTTTAATTTTGCCGCCAGTGGAAGATCAACAAAAAGCAACACAGATGGTTCAAACAATTATTGATGAATTATCTCAACCCTTTACGTTGCTCGGATATAAAATTTTTATCACCAGCAGTATTGGCATGGCACTGTATCCAAATGATGGTGAAGACCTCGATAGTCTGTTAAAAAATGCCAAAGCTGCCATGCATGAGGCGCAAGAACAAAGTGGTAATTGCTATCAGCTTTACACAGCAGCAATGCAGGAGAAATCTTATGATCGCTTGATGCTAGAACTCGACGTGCACCATGCTTTAGAACGATCTGAGTTTCAAATGCATTATCAGCCCCAAGTTGACCTCCAAAGCGGAAAAATTGTCGCTGCCGAAGCATTGATCCGGTGGCACCACCCAAAACGAGGTTCAATCCCGCCGGCAGAATTTATTCCCCTAGCCGAAGCAACCGGCTTAATTGTCCCCATTGATGAATGGGTGCTACAGACGGTTTGCCGGCAAGCAAAAGACTGGCAAGACGCGGGATTTTCCTTATCCGTTGCAGCCAACTTGTCGGGCGTTCAATTCAATCAACCAGGTTTAAGTGATCGGGTTGCTCAAATCTTAGAGGCGTCAGGGCTAGATCCTCGCTTTTTAGAGTTAGAACTAACAGAAAGTGCGGTGGTGCAGAACCCAAAAAAAGCGATTGCTACATTAAAAGAACTTAAAGCTTTAGGCATTCATTTGTCCTTAGATGATTTTGGCACCGGCTACTCTTCTTTAAGTTATTTACAACAATTTCCGTTTGATACTTTAAAAATTGACCGTTTCTTTGTGCGCGAACTCAGTCACGAAGACAAAAATTCCGCCATTATCGTCGGCATTATTAAACTAGCGCATAGCTTGAATTTGAAAGTGGTTGCCGAGGGAGTTGAGACCAAAGCTCAACAGGAATTACTGCGCCACTATCGCTGTGATTTCATGCAAGGCTATGGATTTAGCCCGCCGGTGCCGGCCACAGCCTTAGAAAAAATGCTGGAAGAACAAGCCCGCAATCTGCAATCAACAGACATTGGTTAA
- a CDS encoding response regulator: MSKILVIEDDAATRLFLKRDLHLEGYDVTVAKDGAEGLLQAKQLQPALIICDWIMPLMDGVEVCRQIKADPILATTFFILLTSRESVAHRVEGLDAGADEFLSKPIDPNELLARVRAGLRQYQLTQELSRANQQLNHAMQELQHTQMQLIQSEKMSGLGQMVAGIAHEINNPVTFIDGNLAHAGHYLQDLLKLVQLYQKHYPNPVTELQEEIEAIDFQFLAKDVPKILSSMKMGAERIRKIVLSLRNFSRLDEAEKKKVDLHEGLDNTLLILQHRLQTSDSYSGIQVTKQYGDLPLVECYAGQLNQVFLNIISNAIDALEEAKTHPLEAIDAAECLLPVIRIHTEVKNHSSVVIRIADNGLGMTKEVQRKLFDPFFTTKPVGKGTGMGLSISYQIVVEKHGGTLTCISQPREGAEFIIEIPLQQSKSLLPSHRDNTSDVARLRPSQGI; encoded by the coding sequence ATGTCAAAAATTCTTGTCATCGAAGACGATGCGGCAACTCGGTTATTTCTCAAGAGAGACCTTCACCTAGAGGGGTATGATGTCACGGTGGCGAAGGATGGTGCCGAAGGACTGCTACAAGCAAAGCAGTTACAACCGGCTCTAATTATTTGCGATTGGATCATGCCGTTGATGGATGGGGTGGAGGTGTGCCGGCAGATTAAGGCAGATCCCATTTTGGCTACTACTTTTTTTATCTTACTCACCTCCCGTGAGTCTGTGGCTCACCGAGTCGAGGGACTCGATGCTGGGGCGGATGAGTTTCTTTCTAAACCGATCGATCCGAATGAATTGTTGGCACGGGTAAGAGCCGGTTTGCGCCAGTATCAATTAACTCAAGAATTGAGTCGGGCAAACCAACAACTTAATCACGCGATGCAAGAGTTGCAACACACCCAGATGCAACTGATTCAAAGTGAAAAAATGTCTGGTTTGGGGCAAATGGTGGCCGGCATTGCTCATGAAATTAATAACCCGGTTACATTTATTGATGGTAATCTCGCCCATGCCGGCCACTATCTCCAAGATTTACTAAAGTTAGTCCAGCTCTATCAAAAACACTACCCCAACCCGGTTACAGAGCTTCAGGAGGAAATTGAAGCGATTGATTTTCAATTTCTGGCAAAGGATGTGCCCAAAATTTTGTCTTCGATGAAAATGGGTGCGGAACGAATTCGCAAAATTGTGCTGTCACTGCGTAATTTCTCCCGCCTAGACGAAGCTGAAAAGAAGAAAGTTGACCTGCACGAGGGACTTGATAATACTTTATTAATTTTGCAGCATCGTTTGCAAACGAGTGATAGTTATTCGGGTATTCAAGTTACCAAACAGTATGGAGATTTGCCCTTGGTTGAGTGTTATGCCGGCCAGCTAAACCAGGTATTTTTAAATATTATTAGCAATGCAATTGATGCGCTAGAAGAAGCGAAAACCCATCCGTTAGAAGCGATAGACGCGGCTGAGTGCCTCTTGCCGGTGATCCGAATTCATACAGAAGTGAAGAATCATAGCTCGGTGGTGATCCGAATTGCGGATAATGGATTAGGGATGACAAAGGAAGTTCAGCGGAAATTGTTTGACCCTTTTTTCACAACTAAACCAGTTGGGAAAGGCACTGGAATGGGTTTATCCATCAGCTATCAGATTGTGGTGGAAAAGCATGGCGGTACTTTAACTTGCATTTCTCAACCCAGGGAGGGTGCAGAGTTTATTATTGAAATTCCGCTGCAGCAATCCAAATCATTACTGCCTTCCCATCGGGATAATACATCTGATGTAGCACGGCTGCGCCCTAGTCAAGGTATTTAA